GGTGGTGTGCGCTGCGGTGGCGCGGCACAATGAACGCCATGCGCCTGCTCATCGTGGAGGACGACCCGCACATCGCCGACCTGCTGCTGGAGGGACTCGGTGAGGACGGGTACGCCTGCGACGTCGCGACGAGCGCCGCGCAGGGCACGTCCCTCGCGCGGCTCTTCCCGTACGCGCTGATCCTGCTGGACGTGATGCTGCCCGAAGGGCACGACGCGGGCTTCGTGATGGGCCGCGAACTGCGCGCCGAGGGCGTGCAGACGCCGATCCTGTACCTCACGGCGCGCAGCAACGTCGAGGAGCGCGTGACGGGCCTCGACGCGGGCGGCGACGATTACCTCGGGAAGCCCTTCGCGCTGCGGGAACTGCGGGCGCGCGTGCGTGCCCTGCTGCGCCGCAGCAGCGGCCTGTCCCGCAACGTGCTGCAACTCCCGCTCGGCTGGCAGATCGACCTCGCGGGCCGCACCGTGTCGCGGCCCCCCACCTGGGACGACGTGACCGCCGCGCCCACCCCGGAGAGCGTGCCGGTGCAGGCCGCACAGGCGGAACTGACGCGCCGCGAGTTCGCGCTGCTGGAACTGCTGGCCCTGCACCCGGGGCGGGCGTTCTCGCGGCAGGACATCATCGAGCGCCTGTGGTCCGGCGAGAGCGGCGTGGAACCGAAAGTCATCGACGTGTACGTGAGCACCGTGCGCCGCAAGACGGCCGAGGAACTCATCGACACGGTGCGCGGCCTCGGGTACCGGCTCGGCAAGATGGCGCATGAGTGGTAGGACGCCCGCCCCGTCCCGTGCCGCGCCGCTGGTCGCCCCGCCCGTCCGTGCCTGGAACCGGCTCAGCCTGCGCCTGAAACTCACGCTCGGGTACGCCCTGATCTTCTCGGTCAGCGTGCTGCTCGGCGCGCTGTGCGTGTACGTCCTGGCGCGCGGCTCGCTCACCAGCACCCTCGACACCACCCTGGAGGAGACGGCGGCCCTGGCGCGCGGCAACCTGCTGGGCAGCGGCATGGGGCTGCGCTTCACGGACGCGCTGCAGCCGCCGCCCGAACTGAGTATCGAACTCATCAGCCCGGACGGCCGCATCCTCGACGTGGCCGGGCAACCCGTCAGCACCGCCACCGCCCTCATGACGACGCCCGCGCGGCTCGGCACGTACACGTACCGGGACCGGCGCGTCCTGACGGTCGCCCTGCCGGACCAGCCGTTCCTGCTGCAGGTGTCCCGCGCGAGCGACACCCTCACGGCCCTCCTCGAGACGCTGGCGCGCGTCCTGCTGGCCGGGTCCGGCCTCATGATCGGCCTGGCGTGCCTCGCCGGGTACTACCTCGCGGACCGCGCCCTGAAACCCGTGGACGCCGTCGCCCGCACCGCCGACACCATCACCCGCAGCGGCAGTTACCGGGGCCGCGTGCCGCCCGCGCCCGGCTCGGACGAGATGGCGCGCCTGACCGGCACCGTGAACGGCATGCTCGACCACCTGGAGGCCACCATCGAGCGCGAGAAGTCCTTCGCGCGCACCGCAGCGCACGAACTCCGCACGCCGCTCACCGCGCTGCAGGGCCGACTGGAGCTCGCGCTGGAACGCCCGCGCGAGGCGGCCGACTACCGCCGCAGCCTGGAGATCATGCAGGGCCGCG
This genomic window from Deinococcus aquiradiocola contains:
- a CDS encoding sensor histidine kinase, whose amino-acid sequence is MSGRTPAPSRAAPLVAPPVRAWNRLSLRLKLTLGYALIFSVSVLLGALCVYVLARGSLTSTLDTTLEETAALARGNLLGSGMGLRFTDALQPPPELSIELISPDGRILDVAGQPVSTATALMTTPARLGTYTYRDRRVLTVALPDQPFLLQVSRASDTLTALLETLARVLLAGSGLMIGLACLAGYYLADRALKPVDAVARTADTITRSGSYRGRVPPAPGSDEMARLTGTVNGMLDHLEATIEREKSFARTAAHELRTPLTALQGRLELALERPREAADYRRSLEIMQGRVDELLSLAQGLLALAETDRPAALELMNLSTQAAEVTGELHDLSQRLGKTLDWRQATPEPLAPWVWAEPLGVRQVLRNLLENALKYGGNRVEVQVTPHAFTVWDSGHGPQPQEWARLARPFERGAGLQGVSGSGLGLPLVMALAQRWDARVEPLWEEGGFGVRLSWDARDPGNLN
- a CDS encoding response regulator transcription factor, producing MRLLIVEDDPHIADLLLEGLGEDGYACDVATSAAQGTSLARLFPYALILLDVMLPEGHDAGFVMGRELRAEGVQTPILYLTARSNVEERVTGLDAGGDDYLGKPFALRELRARVRALLRRSSGLSRNVLQLPLGWQIDLAGRTVSRPPTWDDVTAAPTPESVPVQAAQAELTRREFALLELLALHPGRAFSRQDIIERLWSGESGVEPKVIDVYVSTVRRKTAEELIDTVRGLGYRLGKMAHEW